Within Methyloversatilis discipulorum, the genomic segment ACGCCCCCTTCGAAGGCCGCCGCGCGGTGGTGCTGCTGACGCGAGACATCACTGACCGCGTGCGGCTGGAGGAAGAACAGCGCATCGCCGCCATCGCCTTCGAATCGCAGCAGGGCATGATGATCACCGACGCCTACAGCGTCATCCTGCGCGTGAACAAGGCCTTCACCGCGATCACCGGATTCAGCGCCGAAGAGGCGATCGGGCAGCGCACCAGCCTGCTCGCATCCGGCCGGCACGACACCGCCTTCTACCGCGCCATGTGGTCCAAGCTGCACGCCGACGGCGTCTGGGAAGGCGAAATCTGGAACCGGCGGCGCAACGGCGAGGTATACCCGGAGCGCTTGTCGATCAGCGCCGTGCGCAACGCCGACGGCATGGTGACGCACTACGTCGCCGCCTTCATGGACATCACCTTCAGCAAGGCAGCCGAGGACGAGATACGCCGGCTCGCCTTCTACGACGCACTGACCGGTCTGCCGAACCGCCGCCTGCTGTCCGACCGCCTCGGCCAGGCGATGGCGTCGACCTCGCGCACTTCGCGCCACGGCGCGCTGATGTTCATCGACCTCGACGACTTCAAGAACGTGAACGACCTGCTCGGCCATCACAACGGCGACCTGCTGCTGCAGAAGGCCGGCGCCCGGCTGCGCGACATCGTGCGCGAGAGCGACACCGTCGCCCGCTTCGGCGGCGACGAATTCGTCGTGCTGCTGGCCGACCTGCCCGAACACTCGGTCGACGCCGCGCAACAGGCCGAGCGCGTCGCCGAGGCGATGCTGGCCGCGCTCAATCGTCCTTACGTGCTCGACGGCCAGACACGCCAGACCAGCGCCAGCATCGGCATCGCGATGTTCAGCGGCAGCACGCACTCGATCGACGAAATGCTGCGCCGCGCCGACCTGTCGATGTACGAATCGAAACAGCGCGGCAAGAACCGGCTGCATTTCTTCGACCCGGTCATGCAGGAAACCGTCACCGCGCGACTGCGGCTCGAAGACGAAATACGCAGCGGTCTGGCGACGCGACAGTTCTGCGTGCATTACCAGGCGCAGGTGGAGAACGGTCGCGGCATCGTGTCGGCCGAGGCGCTCGCCCGCTGGCGCCACCCGGACAAGGGCTTCATCCCGCCGGCGCAGTTCATCCCGGTGGCCGAACGCGCCGGCCTGATGTCCGCACTCGGCCAGCAGGTAATGGAAGACGCGCTGGAACAGCTCGCGCGCTGGGCGCGCAAACCGGAAACCGCCCACCTGTCGGTGGCGGTCAACATCAGCGCCGCCCAGCTCTACCAGTCGGAATTCGCCGATTCGGTACTCGAAGCCATCACCCGCACCGGCGCGCCGCCGGGCAAGGTGGTGCTCGAACTGACCGAGTCCATCCTGCTCGGCGACGTCGATGGCGCGATCGAGGTGATGCAGCGCCTGCGCGCACGCGGCATCCGCTTCTCGATCGACGATTTCGGCACCGGCTACTCGTCGCTGGCCTATCTGCAGAGCCTGCCGATCAACGAACTGAAGATAGACCGCTCCTTCGTGCATAAGCTGCCGGAGAACGAGGGCAATCTGGCCATCGTGCGCGCAGTGGTCGCGCTGGCCTCGGCGCTCGGCGTGAAGGTGATCGCCGAAGGCGTCGAAACGGAAGACGAGCGCAATGCGCTGGCCGGCAACGGCTGTCAGTTCTTCCAGGGCTACCTGTTCGCGCGGCCGCTGCCGGCCAACGAGTTCGAGAATCTCCTGCGCACGCAATGAACCGACCGGAAATCTTCCGCGGGGGCTGTCGAATCCGCGCCGGCTGCTTCGTCGACCAGGCAGGACCGGTGCGTGCCGGTTCACTTCACCGTCGAAGGAGATCCGGCCATGACCTCACCCCAGCCCGTGCCCGCGGGCATGCACACCGTCACCCCGCACCTCGTCTGCGACAACGCTGCGGCCGCCATCGATTTCTACGTGCGCGCCTTCGGCGCGACGGAACTGATGCGCCTGCCCGGCAGTGAGGGCAGAATCCTCCATGCGCAGGTGCGCATCGGCGACTCCGTCGTCATGATCGTCGACGCCCACCCGGAGTGGTTCATGCGCGATCCGAACAGCTACGGTGGCACACCGGTCGTGCTGCACCTGCAGGTGCCCGATGTCGATGCCCTGTTCGCACAGGCGGTCGCCGCCGGAGCGACCGCGCAGATGGCGCCCGAGGACATGTTCTGGGGCGACCGCTACGGCCGCGTGATCGATCCGAACGGCCACGTCTGGGCCATCGCCACCCATGTGCGCGACGTCAGCCCGGAAGAACTACGCGCTGCCAGTGCGAATCCCTGCCCTGAAAGCGTCACCAAGGAGACCTGAATGCCGCACATGCTGCTCATCATCGAACCGGTCGGCCAGCGCGCCACCCGTACCGAAGCCGAAGGCCGCGACCTCTATGCACAGATGGTGGCTTTCGGCGAAGGCCTCGCCGCACGCGGCCTGCTGATGGGATCGGAATCGCTGCGCGTCGAGTCGACGCGCGTACAGGTACGCGACGGCCGCACCCAGATCATCGACGGCCCCTTCGCGGAGGCGAAGGAAATGATAGGCGGCTTCTTCATGCTGGCCACCGACGACCGCCAGCAGGCGCTCGACATCGCCCGCGCCTGCCCCGCCGCCGCCTGGGCCACTGTCGAAGTCCGCGGCTTCGGCCCCTGCTTCGACGACAGCAAAGCGCCGGGCTGACGGCCGCTGCGCGCAGGCACTCGCCCAATCGCGAGCAAGCTCGCTTGTATGTTCTACCCCGGCAGGCGTAGGAATAGCTTGTCGGGCGGAGGGACCGAGCTCGGATCTGACGGCAAGCACGTACAGACAGTGGGAGAGATGTCCCGCCCTCACCCCAAGCACCGATCAGGAATCCATCGGACCGTGTGACCGCGGTACCGTCCATACCCTGCAAGCCAGTGCTGTGGTGAATCCCGACAAGCCTTTTGAACCTTAGTCGGGAGGGCCCCATCGTGACAAGTCAGAACGAGACAGTGTGCTTTGGCATCGATATCTCCAAGCATTGGCTGGACATCGCCGAGTACCCCAGTGCGCGGGTGACGCGCATCGACAACACGGCTGCGGCCATCCGCGGCTGGTTGCGCACCCTGCCGAAAGGCCACCAGCGCATTGCCTGCGAATCGACCGGCACCTATCACCGCACGCTCGTCGAGCTGCTCATCGGCGCCGGACATCAGGTGTTTCTGATCGACGGCTTCAAGCTGTCCAGGTACCGCGATACCGTGGGCCAGCGCGCCAAGACGGATCGGCATGACGCACGCCTGATCGCCCGCTACCTCGCGCACGAGGGCACGGATCTGCGCCCCTTCTGCCTGCCAGCGCCTTCGGTGACCGAACTGCGCGGCCTGCTGCGTCGGCGCGCAACCGTGGTACGCAGCCTCGGCCGCATCCGTCAGAGCATGGAAGATCTGCCCGGCTTTGGTCGCGACGTGCGTGTGGCCCTCGCGCGGCTCACCGCTTTGATCAAACAGTTCGAGCAGCGCATCGCCTCGCTGATCAACGAAAGCGGATGGACTGAACCGTATCGGCGCATCCTGAAGATAGAAGGCGTCGGCGCGCTCACCGCCGCCGGCCTGTGCGCGGCGTTCCATCGCGCTCCCTTCAGCGGCGCCGACGCCTTCATCGCCTTCCTTGGCCTGGACGTCAGTGTGCGCGACTCGGGCAAGAAGACCGGACGCCGTGTGCTGAGCAAGAAGGGCGACTCGGAGATGCGCCGCCTGCTCTACAACGCCGCCATGGCAGCCAGCCGATCCACGACCTGGCAGCCCTTCTACCAGCGCATGCTCCAGCGCGGATTCCGTCGCACCCAGGCGCTCGTTGCGCTGGCCCGAAAGCTCGCGCGCGTTGCCTTCTCACTGATGAAGAACGCCGCAGACTATGTCCCGAAACAACACGAAAACGCTTGCGGCGGAACATAGAATCTCCCACAAGAAGCCCTCCCGGATCTTTGCCGGAGCGGTGCTTTCGTGGGAGCGAGCTTGCTCGCGATGCGGCCGCTGCTGTCCGCTGACTTCGATACATGCCGCTGTCGGGGTCAGAAGACCCCTCCCACAGAAGCCCGGCTCCGGCTCGGGCCGCGGGTCAGACGGCCCCCCTGTGGGAGCGGCCTTGGCCGCGACACGGCCGCCGCTATCCGCCGGCTCCGATACAGGCCGCTGTCGGGGTCAGAAGACCCCTCCCACAGAAACCCGGCTCCGGACCGGGCAGCGGGTCAGGGGCAGCTCCTGCGGGAGCCGCCCCGTCTACTTCGCCCCCCACAGCTCGCGCAGGCGCGCGTCGCGGCCGCAGCTCCAGCGGTAATAGGTGTAGCGCGCGGGATTCTTCCGGTAGTAGTCCTGGTGGTAATCCTCGGCCGGATAGAAGGTGTCGGCCATATGGATCTCGGTCACGATGGGCGCCTTGAACGGCTTGCTCTTCTCCAGCGCGGCGAGTGAGCGCTTCGCCGCTTCGAACTGCGCCGCATCGTGGGCGAAGATGGCGGTGCGGTAGGGCGTGCCGATGTCGCAGAACTGACGGTTCTTCACTGTCGGGTCGATGCTGTGCCAGAACACGTCGAGCAGCCTGTCGTAACTCACCTTCGCCGGGTCGTACTCGATCTGCACCGCTTCGGCGTGACCGGTGGCGTGCGACGACACCTCCTCGTAGCTCGGATTGGCGGTCTTTCCGCCGGTGTAGCCGGAAGTGGTCTTGAGCACGCCGTCGACCTTGTCGAAATCCGCCTCGACGCACCAGAAGCAGCCGCCGGCGAAGGTGGCGCGGGCGGTGGTCTGCGCCGTTGCGCCGCCGCTCAGCGCCAGCAACGCAACGAATCCGG encodes:
- the msrA gene encoding peptide-methionine (S)-S-oxide reductase MsrA; translation: MITLRTLAGFVALLALSGGATAQTTARATFAGGCFWCVEADFDKVDGVLKTTSGYTGGKTANPSYEEVSSHATGHAEAVQIEYDPAKVSYDRLLDVFWHSIDPTVKNRQFCDIGTPYRTAIFAHDAAQFEAAKRSLAALEKSKPFKAPIVTEIHMADTFYPAEDYHQDYYRKNPARYTYYRWSCGRDARLRELWGAK
- a CDS encoding YciI family protein; this translates as MPHMLLIIEPVGQRATRTEAEGRDLYAQMVAFGEGLAARGLLMGSESLRVESTRVQVRDGRTQIIDGPFAEAKEMIGGFFMLATDDRQQALDIARACPAAAWATVEVRGFGPCFDDSKAPG
- a CDS encoding IS110 family RNA-guided transposase — its product is MCFGIDISKHWLDIAEYPSARVTRIDNTAAAIRGWLRTLPKGHQRIACESTGTYHRTLVELLIGAGHQVFLIDGFKLSRYRDTVGQRAKTDRHDARLIARYLAHEGTDLRPFCLPAPSVTELRGLLRRRATVVRSLGRIRQSMEDLPGFGRDVRVALARLTALIKQFEQRIASLINESGWTEPYRRILKIEGVGALTAAGLCAAFHRAPFSGADAFIAFLGLDVSVRDSGKKTGRRVLSKKGDSEMRRLLYNAAMAASRSTTWQPFYQRMLQRGFRRTQALVALARKLARVAFSLMKNAADYVPKQHENACGGT
- a CDS encoding EAL domain-containing protein; amino-acid sequence: MALDLIKATALILALSLLQGFNARFWGERHTARAIGSGLIFGVMCVVGMMMPITLTPGVIFDGRSAVLSMAALFGGPLVGAIAGTVAAAYRLHLGGGGALVGVGVITVSVLLGLGMRALVRNDKVRPGFASFLALGVVVHVVALLFFLGLPGDTAKRVFEMLALPYLLTLAPATALLGMLLLDLDERQRTGKALRDSEARMRAITEAVPDVLMVLDEDGRYLKIRAPDEKLLVADAESLNGKLMTDVLPPDKAATFQDYVRRTLASDSAQVLEYTLDTRGGPRVFEARARALDAPFEGRRAVVLLTRDITDRVRLEEEQRIAAIAFESQQGMMITDAYSVILRVNKAFTAITGFSAEEAIGQRTSLLASGRHDTAFYRAMWSKLHADGVWEGEIWNRRRNGEVYPERLSISAVRNADGMVTHYVAAFMDITFSKAAEDEIRRLAFYDALTGLPNRRLLSDRLGQAMASTSRTSRHGALMFIDLDDFKNVNDLLGHHNGDLLLQKAGARLRDIVRESDTVARFGGDEFVVLLADLPEHSVDAAQQAERVAEAMLAALNRPYVLDGQTRQTSASIGIAMFSGSTHSIDEMLRRADLSMYESKQRGKNRLHFFDPVMQETVTARLRLEDEIRSGLATRQFCVHYQAQVENGRGIVSAEALARWRHPDKGFIPPAQFIPVAERAGLMSALGQQVMEDALEQLARWARKPETAHLSVAVNISAAQLYQSEFADSVLEAITRTGAPPGKVVLELTESILLGDVDGAIEVMQRLRARGIRFSIDDFGTGYSSLAYLQSLPINELKIDRSFVHKLPENEGNLAIVRAVVALASALGVKVIAEGVETEDERNALAGNGCQFFQGYLFARPLPANEFENLLRTQ
- a CDS encoding VOC family protein; its protein translation is MTSPQPVPAGMHTVTPHLVCDNAAAAIDFYVRAFGATELMRLPGSEGRILHAQVRIGDSVVMIVDAHPEWFMRDPNSYGGTPVVLHLQVPDVDALFAQAVAAGATAQMAPEDMFWGDRYGRVIDPNGHVWAIATHVRDVSPEELRAASANPCPESVTKET